A stretch of Caballeronia sp. SL2Y3 DNA encodes these proteins:
- a CDS encoding MFS transporter — MAKALVGIEELPTNGFHKRIAIVAAGGPFCDGYLLGIIVVALPFIAKDLALSAVQIGLIGASSLIGMFLGGVVFGPMTDRFGRQKMYVLNLAVFVICSLAHLFVHDMTTLFVLRFVMGVALGADYPIATALAAEFLPRKLRGPVLASLVLLLWVGYTLSLATGLIVNGSESGVWRYVLASAAIPSAVFLLLRLNIPESPRWLISAGRVEAARHIVAQHLGPLVDFDALVAETRVSTTRRGLGLSKIRELISRGYGRMLVFCSIFWMCQIAPSFAIKTFQPMLLQSLGVTQPLAGSLVIISFAIVGTAIGMFVVNRIGRRTLCLASFVLATLALFLLATPMSSIGTIAIGLFILFTVAEAAGSGLQFIYPNEVFPTDLRATGMGLAMSASRIGAAAGTFLLPTVLVRFGSATGLLIAGGISLIGLLVSVRMAPETRNVSLGAVNTPGGETSVAERSLQRREARS, encoded by the coding sequence ATGGCAAAGGCACTCGTCGGCATCGAAGAATTACCTACGAACGGCTTCCATAAAAGGATTGCCATAGTGGCGGCTGGCGGGCCGTTCTGTGACGGCTACCTGCTAGGGATCATCGTTGTAGCGCTGCCTTTCATAGCCAAGGACCTTGCTCTAAGCGCGGTCCAGATCGGCCTGATCGGCGCGTCGAGCCTCATTGGCATGTTCCTCGGCGGCGTGGTTTTCGGACCCATGACGGACCGCTTCGGCCGCCAGAAGATGTATGTGCTGAATCTTGCTGTATTCGTTATCTGTTCACTCGCGCACCTGTTCGTGCATGACATGACGACGCTGTTCGTGCTTCGCTTCGTTATGGGGGTTGCGCTCGGGGCGGACTATCCCATCGCGACCGCACTCGCAGCTGAGTTCCTGCCACGGAAGCTTCGCGGGCCGGTGCTCGCGAGTCTCGTTCTTTTGCTCTGGGTCGGATACACCTTGAGCCTTGCAACGGGTTTGATCGTCAATGGCAGCGAAAGCGGCGTATGGCGCTACGTTCTTGCGAGCGCTGCTATCCCCTCGGCGGTTTTCTTATTGCTGCGCCTCAACATCCCCGAGTCGCCGCGGTGGCTGATCTCCGCAGGACGCGTAGAGGCGGCCCGTCATATCGTGGCACAGCATCTTGGGCCGCTCGTCGACTTCGATGCGCTCGTTGCTGAAACACGCGTTAGCACTACCCGGCGTGGCCTGGGACTGTCCAAAATCCGCGAACTGATTTCGCGAGGCTACGGACGTATGCTGGTGTTCTGCTCGATCTTCTGGATGTGTCAGATCGCGCCTTCCTTTGCGATCAAAACGTTTCAACCAATGCTGTTGCAGTCGCTCGGGGTAACGCAGCCGCTCGCCGGATCGCTCGTGATCATTTCGTTTGCGATCGTCGGAACTGCAATCGGCATGTTCGTCGTCAACCGCATCGGCCGGCGCACGCTTTGTCTCGCATCGTTCGTTCTTGCAACGCTCGCACTCTTTCTTCTGGCGACGCCGATGTCGAGCATTGGCACGATTGCAATCGGTCTGTTCATTCTCTTCACCGTGGCCGAAGCTGCCGGTTCCGGGCTGCAATTCATCTACCCGAACGAGGTTTTCCCGACTGATCTTCGTGCAACCGGCATGGGACTCGCAATGTCTGCGAGCCGCATAGGCGCCGCGGCTGGAACATTCCTTCTTCCTACAGTGCTCGTGCGCTTTGGAAGCGCTACTGGGCTGCTCATTGCGGGCGGGATCAGCCTGATCGGCCTGCTTGTATCCGTTCGCATGGCTCCCGAGACACGTAACGTCTCGCTTGGCGCGGTGAACACGCCGGGCGGGGAAACGAGCGTCGCCGAACGCTCACTGCAGCGAAGAGAAGCTCGCAGCTGA
- a CDS encoding FAD-binding oxidoreductase, with the protein MNSAPKVVIVGAGIIGTTLAYDFVKRGARVTVLDKNEVAKGATSGSFAWITNQTKFRNADSLGERDAQHYFNLHRLSHLRWRYLQSEIDGLPIRWSGCIQSAEPGTEAALELAAELDRRQRWGSPTYRVTAAEAREIEPGFEPGAETDILYTPDEGMMSPVQLTSKMLDAAVARGAEYSPHDAYRGFSKTGSGYVIQSERGKRDADVLIFAGGIENPALVEGTRLKAPLVHSTGSVVHLGPLPRIFDSVILGAHVHAIQRIDGRVVIAKHFSGSPVGDPSTPDPEELVRVAARVLPGLKNAVVEKVTETRRVIPADGLPVVSRDEALPGVLSITTNAGISLAAALSQLITTELLDGATVSLLDPYRSDRFAA; encoded by the coding sequence ATGAATTCCGCACCTAAAGTCGTAATCGTCGGCGCTGGCATTATCGGCACGACGCTCGCTTATGATTTCGTGAAGCGCGGCGCGCGCGTCACCGTGCTCGACAAGAACGAAGTCGCTAAAGGCGCCACGTCGGGATCATTCGCGTGGATAACGAACCAGACGAAGTTCCGCAACGCGGACTCACTCGGCGAGCGCGATGCGCAGCATTACTTCAATCTGCATCGACTTTCGCATCTGCGCTGGCGTTACCTGCAAAGCGAAATCGACGGTCTGCCGATCCGCTGGTCGGGGTGCATTCAGAGTGCCGAGCCCGGCACTGAGGCAGCACTGGAACTCGCGGCTGAACTGGACCGGCGCCAGCGCTGGGGCAGCCCGACGTACCGCGTCACCGCGGCCGAGGCACGCGAGATAGAGCCGGGGTTCGAACCGGGAGCGGAGACAGACATCCTGTACACGCCCGACGAAGGAATGATGTCCCCGGTGCAACTGACGTCGAAGATGCTCGATGCTGCGGTCGCACGCGGGGCTGAGTACTCCCCACACGATGCGTATCGAGGCTTCTCGAAGACAGGCAGCGGTTATGTGATACAGAGCGAACGCGGCAAGCGCGATGCCGATGTTCTGATCTTCGCGGGCGGCATCGAGAACCCGGCACTCGTCGAAGGTACGCGGCTCAAGGCCCCGCTCGTTCACAGCACAGGGAGCGTCGTTCATCTCGGACCGTTGCCACGCATATTCGATTCGGTGATTCTTGGCGCGCATGTTCACGCGATCCAGCGCATCGACGGTCGCGTGGTCATCGCAAAGCACTTCTCGGGTTCGCCCGTTGGCGATCCAAGCACGCCCGATCCCGAAGAACTCGTACGTGTAGCGGCGCGAGTGCTTCCGGGCTTGAAGAACGCCGTTGTCGAGAAAGTCACCGAAACGCGGCGCGTGATTCCCGCTGACGGACTGCCCGTCGTGAGCCGTGACGAAGCGTTGCCAGGCGTGCTTTCCATCACGACGAATGCAGGCATCAGTCTAGCCGCCGCACTGTCGCAACTCATCACAACCGAATTGCTCGACGGCGCGACGGTCAGCCTATTGGACCCTTATCGCTCGGACCGTTTTGCCGCCTAG
- a CDS encoding aldolase: MHRPFDFTAPAIVQARIDLAACFRMAAELGMHEGICNHLSAVVPGHPSLFFVNPLGLSFSEITASRLLICDFEGNVLDGQGEPERTAFHIHARIHMLHPSATACFHTHMPYATALCSIEGAPLSWTSQASLKFFGRIAVDDEYNGLALDPGEGDRIASIMGNASIAFLRNHGVIVVGASIGEAWDDLYYLERACQNEYMARCTQGRLSRVAEETAARTSKQWSSFGPVAGRLHLASIKRHVDRLAVDYAA, from the coding sequence ATGCATCGACCGTTTGATTTCACCGCGCCCGCAATCGTCCAAGCGCGCATCGACCTGGCCGCCTGCTTTCGCATGGCCGCCGAACTCGGTATGCACGAAGGCATCTGCAACCATCTGTCTGCTGTCGTACCGGGGCATCCGTCGCTGTTTTTCGTGAATCCCCTTGGCCTGTCGTTCTCGGAGATCACGGCGTCGCGATTGCTCATTTGCGACTTTGAAGGAAACGTTCTCGACGGCCAGGGCGAGCCCGAGCGCACCGCGTTCCATATCCACGCGCGCATTCATATGCTGCATCCCTCGGCAACGGCCTGCTTCCATACGCACATGCCTTACGCGACAGCCCTGTGTTCCATCGAGGGCGCGCCGCTTTCGTGGACAAGCCAGGCATCCTTGAAATTCTTCGGTCGTATTGCCGTCGATGACGAATACAACGGACTCGCCCTCGACCCCGGCGAAGGCGATCGCATAGCCTCCATCATGGGAAACGCCAGCATTGCGTTTCTTCGGAATCATGGCGTGATCGTCGTTGGCGCATCCATTGGAGAAGCCTGGGACGATCTCTACTATCTCGAGCGCGCCTGTCAGAACGAGTACATGGCGCGATGCACGCAAGGCCGTTTAAGCCGCGTTGCCGAAGAGACGGCCGCCCGGACGTCGAAGCAGTGGTCGTCGTTCGGGCCGGTGGCCGGGCGTTTGCACCTTGCCAGCATCAAACGCCATGTCGACCGTCTTGCTGTGGATTACGCCGCGTGA